In one Thioclava sp. ES.031 genomic region, the following are encoded:
- a CDS encoding RNA-binding protein, translating into MSRGGKPKTNDDPERRCIVTGDVQPKAGLVRFVLGPDGMIYPDVAGKLPGRGIWVTSERGVIETAMKKGLFARAAKQAAKTPENLVELVEQALASRVVELISLERKAGKAVVGFEKVKGWLAEGRAKVLLQASDGSDRGKGKLWTPEGGRWFGCLTSQELGLAFGRDRAIHGALAAGGLTRRVIEDASRLAGVRKQDGGKTAMKDTKTA; encoded by the coding sequence ATGAGTCGCGGCGGAAAGCCGAAAACCAACGACGACCCCGAACGGCGCTGCATCGTCACCGGCGATGTTCAGCCGAAGGCGGGGCTTGTCCGCTTCGTGCTCGGACCCGATGGGATGATCTACCCGGACGTGGCAGGCAAACTGCCCGGCCGCGGAATCTGGGTCACCTCCGAACGCGGCGTCATCGAGACGGCGATGAAAAAGGGATTGTTCGCCCGCGCAGCGAAGCAGGCAGCCAAAACCCCAGAAAATCTGGTGGAATTGGTGGAACAGGCCCTTGCCTCTCGCGTTGTGGAGCTTATTTCTCTGGAGCGGAAGGCCGGCAAAGCGGTTGTCGGCTTCGAAAAGGTCAAGGGCTGGCTGGCCGAGGGGCGCGCGAAAGTGCTGCTACAGGCAAGCGACGGCTCGGACAGGGGCAAGGGTAAGCTTTGGACGCCCGAAGGCGGGCGCTGGTTCGGCTGCCTCACCTCTCAGGAATTGGGTTTGGCATTCGGCCGCGATCGTGCGATACACGGCGCGCTTGCAGCCGGTGGCCTCACCCGGCGCGTAATTGAAGACGCATCGAGGCTTGCGGGCGTACGCAAGCAGGACGGCGGCAAGACCGCCATGAAGGATACGAAGACGGCATGA